A window from Micromonospora profundi encodes these proteins:
- a CDS encoding ABC transporter ATP-binding protein, with the protein MTATAQTEPMPDLAALQRRAAQRAAERAGGEDRLRGHIVCDGLVRIFKTEGVEVVALQGLDLVIDRGELLAIVGASGSGKSTLLNILSGLDTPTAGIARVADYDLLSLSAKRRLSYRRELVGFVWQQTGRNLLPYLTALENVELPMQLAGKRSRKARRARARELLDMVGVGYCADRRPGQLSGGEQQRCAVAVAVANDPEVLFADEPTGELDEATGAEVFAALRTINAELGVTIVVVTHDHAVASQVRRTVAIRDGRTASEVRRTARVGADGNTELVSEEYAVLDRNGRMQLPAAFVDALSLKERVRLDLEPDHVQVRPGDRASEEREARA; encoded by the coding sequence ATGACCGCTACCGCACAGACCGAACCCATGCCGGACCTGGCCGCCCTTCAGCGGCGGGCCGCGCAACGTGCCGCCGAACGGGCCGGTGGCGAGGACCGGCTGCGCGGCCACATCGTCTGCGACGGCCTGGTGCGCATCTTCAAGACCGAGGGGGTGGAGGTCGTCGCCCTCCAGGGTCTCGACCTGGTGATCGACAGGGGTGAACTGCTGGCGATCGTTGGCGCGTCCGGCTCGGGCAAGTCCACTCTGCTCAACATCCTCTCCGGCCTGGACACGCCCACCGCAGGCATCGCCCGGGTGGCCGACTACGACCTGCTCTCGCTGTCGGCCAAGCGGCGGTTGAGTTACCGGCGCGAGCTTGTCGGGTTCGTCTGGCAGCAGACCGGCCGCAACCTGCTGCCGTACCTGACCGCCCTGGAGAACGTCGAGCTGCCGATGCAGTTGGCCGGCAAGCGGTCCCGCAAGGCCCGCCGGGCACGGGCTCGGGAACTGCTCGACATGGTCGGCGTGGGCTACTGCGCCGACCGGCGGCCCGGTCAGCTCAGCGGCGGCGAGCAGCAGCGGTGCGCAGTTGCCGTGGCGGTTGCCAACGACCCCGAGGTGCTCTTCGCCGACGAACCCACAGGTGAGCTGGACGAGGCGACCGGCGCTGAGGTCTTCGCGGCGTTGCGCACCATCAACGCCGAGCTGGGCGTCACCATCGTCGTCGTCACCCACGACCACGCCGTGGCCAGCCAGGTCCGCCGGACCGTCGCGATCCGCGACGGTCGAACCGCCTCCGAGGTACGCCGGACCGCGCGTGTCGGCGCGGACGGCAACACCGAGCTGGTCAGCGAGGAGTACGCGGTGCTGGACCGCAACGGCCGGATGCAGTTGCCCGCGGCGTTCGTCGACGCGCTGTCGCTGAAGGAGCGGGTCCGGCTCGATCTGGAGCCCGACCATGTGCAGGTACGGCCCGGTGACCGGGCGTCGGAGGAACGGGAGGCACGGGCGTGA
- a CDS encoding FtsX-like permease family protein, with product MSIGAVVRRVRAYGGQFLLLAVLTLVVTLLVSGVPRLVNRLAEQGLRAQLNSEPAARRDLSYATGEAPFTSVKTATGAARERFDALAKEMPPQVRSVVTERWHSVETMPGRVTGPDLAARKLLVDLGLRVMPDVQDNSTLVDGAWPSETYIPERPIEVALDADVAGKLNLRPGSQLRIGNVDDKGAMIDPVPVAVSGLFRPTDRASGMWDGLPPALRITEPLGDGQPLIVVGVVAQSTFNKRAAEGWPIRSDWRYRLGVNSIDARNLDQLIDGLQTMQRSTPPDLTLTQGVDVPLRAFAAQLNAARTLLAVIAAGVLATLAGLIVLAATLATRRRRAEYVLLRARGGAATAGARRSLAESLLVVPVAAALGWWLGTLFPGAPDPTAPYAAAVTVLVTLALPLATLAVPTGGAARRDLVRLRPSARRLTIEVSLLLLAGLAAVLLRRRGLTLGEVDPLLVSVPVLLAVAAAVLALRAYPWPLRLVSRLAARTRGSVTFLGTARAGRSAVAAPLVVVVLAIGTAAFCAVVAAGVDASRDRAVERTVPADAIVRGERLAPDTLDAVSQLPGVSAVTRVADEPDQRLAADALGTDARVGPVQVLLVDGSGLSTVSRESGVVVPLPAVLRSAEQASGPLPAIVSPAVAADLTRVGLDRSAFVSVQGERYEFRIAGSQDTFPLLSEGAGRFVILPWQALPARTTEPVPTSLLVAGDRLDAEALRQAGDQGQERYLRDGTVTGRERFLGATVDTRDGVRRDLGDGGANGVLAFGFVAGAVGGTVLGLLAIAFTVLAGARDRGQVLSRLRTLGLSRRQWRGLLLVELTPLVGTSVLTGALVGALLPLLLNPVLGLSAFTGGVPVRVAFEPGLVAAVFALGAVALGFAVTVEALNNRRLRLGEVLRLGEES from the coding sequence ATGAGCATCGGCGCGGTCGTCCGCCGGGTCCGGGCGTACGGCGGGCAGTTCCTGCTCCTGGCGGTGCTGACCCTGGTGGTCACGCTGCTTGTCAGCGGAGTTCCCCGGCTCGTCAACCGGCTCGCCGAACAGGGCCTACGGGCGCAACTGAACAGTGAGCCGGCCGCCCGCCGGGATCTCTCGTACGCCACCGGCGAGGCGCCTTTCACCTCGGTCAAGACCGCTACGGGAGCCGCCCGTGAGCGGTTCGACGCCTTGGCGAAGGAGATGCCGCCGCAGGTGCGCTCGGTGGTGACCGAGCGGTGGCACAGCGTGGAGACGATGCCGGGCCGGGTCACCGGCCCGGACCTCGCGGCCCGCAAGCTGCTTGTCGACCTGGGTCTGCGGGTCATGCCCGACGTCCAGGACAACAGCACTCTCGTCGACGGGGCGTGGCCGAGCGAAACCTACATTCCGGAGCGGCCGATCGAAGTGGCGCTCGACGCCGACGTGGCCGGCAAGCTCAACCTGCGGCCCGGCAGCCAACTGCGCATCGGCAACGTCGACGACAAGGGCGCAATGATCGACCCCGTCCCGGTGGCGGTGTCCGGGCTGTTCCGCCCCACCGACCGGGCGAGCGGCATGTGGGACGGACTGCCGCCGGCGCTGCGAATCACCGAACCGCTCGGCGACGGTCAGCCGCTGATCGTCGTCGGCGTGGTCGCCCAGTCCACATTCAACAAGCGGGCCGCGGAGGGCTGGCCGATCCGGTCCGACTGGCGCTACCGGCTGGGCGTCAACTCCATCGACGCACGCAACCTGGACCAGTTGATCGACGGCCTACAGACGATGCAGCGCAGCACTCCGCCGGACCTCACACTGACCCAGGGGGTCGACGTTCCGCTGCGGGCGTTCGCCGCCCAGTTGAACGCCGCCCGGACCCTGCTCGCGGTGATCGCGGCGGGCGTGCTTGCCACCCTGGCCGGGCTGATCGTGCTCGCGGCCACCCTCGCCACCAGGCGGCGTCGCGCGGAGTACGTGCTGCTGCGCGCCCGAGGAGGTGCGGCCACCGCCGGCGCCCGGCGCAGCCTCGCCGAGTCACTGCTTGTGGTGCCGGTCGCCGCGGCGCTGGGCTGGTGGCTGGGCACCCTGTTCCCCGGCGCACCGGACCCGACCGCGCCGTACGCCGCCGCTGTGACGGTGCTGGTCACCCTCGCGCTGCCGTTGGCGACGCTTGCGGTGCCGACCGGTGGGGCGGCCCGCCGCGACCTGGTCCGGCTCCGCCCCTCGGCACGCCGACTCACAATCGAGGTCTCCCTGCTGCTGCTTGCCGGGCTCGCGGCGGTGCTGCTGCGTCGACGCGGCCTCACCCTCGGCGAGGTGGACCCGCTGCTGGTGTCGGTGCCGGTGCTGCTCGCTGTCGCCGCGGCGGTGCTGGCGCTGCGCGCGTACCCCTGGCCCTTGCGGTTGGTGAGCCGGCTCGCCGCGCGGACCAGGGGCAGCGTGACGTTCCTCGGCACCGCGCGGGCCGGCCGCTCCGCTGTCGCCGCCCCCCTTGTGGTCGTGGTACTGGCGATCGGCACCGCGGCGTTCTGCGCTGTCGTCGCCGCCGGTGTCGACGCCAGCAGGGATCGGGCCGTCGAGCGGACAGTCCCGGCCGACGCGATTGTCCGCGGCGAACGTCTCGCCCCGGACACCCTCGACGCGGTGAGTCAGCTGCCCGGCGTCAGCGCCGTCACCCGGGTGGCGGACGAGCCGGACCAGCGATTGGCCGCCGACGCCCTCGGCACCGACGCGCGGGTCGGGCCGGTGCAGGTGCTGCTTGTGGACGGTTCGGGCCTGAGCACGGTCAGCCGGGAGTCCGGTGTGGTCGTGCCGCTACCGGCCGTGCTGCGCAGCGCCGAGCAGGCGTCCGGGCCACTGCCGGCCATCGTCTCCCCGGCGGTCGCCGCCGACCTGACCCGGGTGGGTCTGGACCGTTCGGCGTTCGTCTCGGTGCAGGGCGAGCGGTACGAGTTCCGTATCGCCGGTTCGCAGGACACCTTCCCGCTGCTGTCGGAGGGTGCCGGCCGGTTCGTGATCCTGCCCTGGCAGGCGCTGCCGGCCCGCACCACCGAGCCGGTGCCCACAAGCCTGCTGGTCGCCGGGGACCGGCTGGACGCAGAGGCGTTGCGCCAGGCCGGCGACCAGGGGCAGGAGCGCTACCTGCGCGACGGAACGGTGACTGGCCGGGAACGGTTCCTCGGGGCGACTGTCGACACCCGCGACGGTGTCCGGCGGGATCTTGGCGACGGTGGCGCGAACGGCGTGCTGGCCTTCGGATTCGTCGCCGGCGCGGTCGGCGGCACCGTGCTCGGGCTGCTCGCCATCGCGTTCACAGTGCTGGCCGGCGCGCGAGACCGGGGTCAGGTGCTGTCCCGGCTGCGCACCCTCGGCCTGTCCCGCAGGCAGTGGCGAGGACTGCTGCTTGTCGAGTTGACCCCGCTGGTCGGCACGTCGGTGCTGACCGGCGCGCTCGTCGGGGCGCTACTGCCCCTGCTGCTCAACCCGGTGCTCGGCCTGTCCGCGTTCACCGGTGGCGTACCTGTCCGGGTGGCCTTCGAGCCCGGCCTCGTCGCCGCTGTGTTCGCGCTCGGGGCGGTCGCCCTCGGCTTCGCGGTCACCGTCGAAGCGCTTAACAACCGCCGGTTGCGCCTCGGTGAGGTGCTCCGGCTCGGAGAGGAGAGCTGA
- a CDS encoding ABC transporter permease has translation MKLVWRRAREARGLLVAAVIAALVAVALVTGLSDYNRRAVDAGQRALVKAAPAEERGLLVGGSGGRDAAEFATRDQAVRAEFVDGLAGVPVTVSAARYGTGRELTGDLGSVPRAGDEPIFANLATLDDLAGHAELTSGAWPRAGATPVQVSLPERVATALGLAVGERIPLRDRATERASQLVLAGTWRPRDPTEAYWLLAPGVGAGSAGSGTSYGPFALDPADFAATFPGSVSAAWLAEPDLGGIDAADLPAVRAAMTEAVTAVPEAAQLGTSAQSLTKMDQLLDRIARADLVGRSALATPLLLILVLGGYALVLVAALLHEDRRPQTALLRARGAARRQLAGLAAREATLVIAPAALLGPVIAGEALRFVKPGGAAELSSAGGNTTLIWAAAAATAAGCLVAMVAPTLRGAGTYVADMAARSRPNRAASVQRASVDLVLVALALLAWVQLRQYASPLAGSGASLGLDPLLVAAPTLGVLAGAVLALRVLPPVTRFAERFVDPRPWTATMLGMWQAGRRPHAGPVLLLALAVGGSTLAWSLVSTGERSQVEQASHTVGADLRVTERTGSAPPTRAGELAALPGVAQALPAWRDEVRVGRQNLPTTVIGIDPAGAPGVVLLADRLTDGSASESYKRMLQARGAPVGIELPAGTRAVTGTVRTPVERAFRPHRIAVALLFTSADGLALRLPAVEATSDGRSATFTVTLPDVGGAPLRLAGFEADGGRAAGDSYRLDVEGLALVGADGTARPANLTGNWMATTGDGPGHRATSTGTRVLADRPVDVIPGGQFAYQPSTRFAIVPAGVAEPVPVLMTAGVRDALSLRTGDTVTLALSGVSVLTRLVGELESVPTTTGEGVLLDLPAAVNALIRDGGTIRSVPEWWLGTDDASAAASAAADLPGVTVLERRTVAEAAADDPYWRGSRTGMLAAALGAVLLALVGLMVDVWATARRRLGEFAVLHTLGATPRLLARAMLAEQTFLAGIGVGVGLLLGAVVGATMAPLVILTPAAGRPVPSAAFVLPWVPVGLTAAGLLLAALAFSAFIATGIRKRVAAVQLRIGGER, from the coding sequence ATGAAGCTGGTGTGGAGGCGGGCCCGCGAGGCGCGAGGTCTGCTGGTTGCCGCGGTGATCGCCGCCCTGGTCGCCGTCGCGTTGGTCACCGGACTGTCCGACTACAACCGCCGCGCGGTGGACGCCGGGCAGCGGGCGCTGGTGAAGGCCGCGCCGGCCGAGGAACGCGGCCTGCTGGTCGGCGGCTCCGGCGGGCGCGACGCCGCCGAGTTCGCCACCCGCGACCAGGCGGTGCGTGCCGAGTTCGTCGACGGGCTCGCCGGCGTGCCGGTCACCGTCTCCGCCGCCCGGTACGGCACGGGCCGGGAGCTGACAGGCGACCTCGGGTCCGTGCCCCGCGCCGGCGACGAGCCGATCTTCGCGAACCTGGCCACCCTCGACGACCTGGCCGGGCACGCCGAGCTGACAAGCGGAGCGTGGCCCCGTGCCGGCGCGACGCCGGTCCAGGTCAGCCTGCCGGAACGGGTCGCCACCGCACTGGGCCTGGCAGTCGGGGAGCGGATCCCGCTGCGCGACCGTGCCACCGAGCGGGCCAGCCAACTGGTACTCGCCGGCACCTGGCGGCCCCGCGACCCCACCGAGGCGTACTGGCTGCTGGCCCCCGGTGTGGGCGCGGGCAGCGCCGGCTCGGGCACCTCGTACGGGCCGTTCGCGCTGGACCCGGCCGACTTCGCGGCCACCTTCCCGGGCTCGGTGTCGGCGGCCTGGCTGGCCGAACCGGACCTCGGCGGCATCGACGCCGCTGACCTGCCGGCGGTGCGGGCGGCCATGACGGAGGCCGTGACTGCGGTGCCCGAGGCGGCGCAGTTGGGCACGTCGGCGCAGTCGTTGACCAAGATGGATCAGCTGCTGGACCGGATCGCCCGTGCCGACCTGGTCGGCCGGTCCGCGCTGGCCACCCCGCTGCTGCTCATCCTGGTGCTCGGCGGGTACGCGCTGGTGCTTGTCGCCGCCCTGCTGCACGAGGACCGCCGCCCGCAGACCGCGCTGCTGCGCGCCCGTGGCGCCGCACGCCGGCAACTGGCAGGCCTTGCCGCCCGGGAGGCGACCCTGGTGATCGCCCCGGCGGCCCTGCTCGGGCCGGTGATCGCCGGGGAGGCGCTGCGCTTCGTCAAACCCGGCGGGGCAGCCGAACTGTCCTCTGCCGGCGGAAACACCACACTGATCTGGGCGGCTGCCGCGGCGACCGCCGCCGGCTGCCTGGTGGCAATGGTCGCGCCCACGCTGCGCGGCGCCGGCACCTACGTGGCCGACATGGCCGCCAGGTCCCGACCGAACCGGGCGGCGAGCGTCCAGCGGGCAAGCGTCGACCTGGTACTGGTGGCGCTCGCCCTGCTGGCCTGGGTGCAGCTGCGCCAGTACGCGTCACCACTGGCCGGCTCGGGCGCCAGCCTCGGGCTCGATCCACTGCTGGTGGCCGCGCCCACGCTCGGCGTGCTGGCCGGCGCCGTGCTGGCGCTGCGGGTGCTCCCACCGGTCACCCGGTTCGCCGAGCGGTTCGTCGACCCGCGGCCCTGGACGGCCACCATGCTCGGCATGTGGCAGGCCGGCCGGCGTCCACACGCCGGACCGGTGCTGCTCCTCGCCCTCGCCGTCGGCGGCAGCACCCTCGCCTGGTCCCTGGTCAGCACCGGTGAGCGGTCCCAGGTCGAGCAGGCCAGCCACACCGTCGGCGCGGACCTGCGGGTGACCGAGCGGACCGGTTCCGCCCCGCCCACCCGGGCCGGCGAACTCGCCGCGCTGCCCGGCGTGGCCCAGGCGCTGCCGGCGTGGCGCGACGAGGTGCGGGTCGGAAGGCAGAACCTGCCCACCACGGTGATCGGCATCGACCCCGCCGGGGCGCCCGGCGTCGTCCTGCTCGCCGACCGCCTCACCGACGGGTCGGCGTCGGAGAGCTACAAGCGGATGCTCCAGGCACGCGGCGCTCCCGTCGGGATCGAACTGCCCGCCGGCACCCGCGCGGTCACCGGTACGGTCCGCACCCCCGTCGAAAGGGCCTTCCGACCCCATCGGATCGCGGTGGCGCTGCTGTTCACAAGCGCCGACGGGCTGGCCCTGCGACTGCCGGCGGTCGAGGCCACGAGTGACGGGCGGTCCGCCACGTTCACAGTGACACTGCCCGACGTCGGAGGGGCACCGCTGAGGCTGGCCGGCTTCGAGGCCGACGGAGGACGGGCGGCCGGCGACTCGTACCGGCTCGACGTGGAAGGGTTGGCCCTCGTCGGCGCGGACGGCACCGCCCGGCCGGCCAACCTGACCGGCAACTGGATGGCGACGACGGGGGACGGGCCGGGCCACCGGGCGACGTCCACCGGCACCCGTGTCCTCGCCGACCGCCCGGTGGACGTGATCCCCGGAGGGCAGTTCGCGTACCAACCGTCCACCCGCTTCGCCATCGTGCCCGCCGGGGTGGCCGAGCCCGTGCCGGTCCTGATGACCGCCGGAGTACGCGACGCGCTGAGCCTGCGCACCGGCGACACCGTCACCCTTGCCCTCTCCGGCGTGTCCGTGCTGACGCGGCTGGTCGGCGAACTGGAATCCGTGCCCACCACCACCGGCGAGGGCGTGCTGCTCGACCTGCCCGCCGCGGTGAACGCCCTGATCCGTGACGGCGGAACGATCCGGTCGGTGCCGGAGTGGTGGCTCGGCACCGACGACGCGTCGGCTGCCGCCAGCGCCGCCGCCGACCTGCCCGGGGTGACAGTCCTGGAACGCCGGACAGTGGCCGAGGCCGCTGCCGACGACCCGTACTGGCGGGGGTCACGCACGGGAATGCTCGCCGCCGCGCTCGGTGCGGTGCTGCTCGCCCTTGTCGGTCTCATGGTCGACGTGTGGGCCACCGCCAGACGCCGGCTCGGCGAGTTCGCGGTGCTGCACACCCTCGGTGCGACACCTCGGCTGCTGGCCCGGGCGATGCTTGCCGAACAGACATTCCTCGCCGGCATCGGCGTGGGGGTCGGGCTGCTGCTCGGTGCCGTGGTGGGGGCCACCATGGCTCCCCTTGTCATCCTCACCCCGGCCGCCGGCCGACCGGTGCCTTCGGCGGCGTTCGTGCTGCCCTGGGTGCCGGTCGGGTTGACCGCGGCCGGACTGCTGCTGGCGGCGCTCGCCTTCAGCGCGTTCATCGCCACCGGCATCCGCAAGCGGGTGGCGGCGGTGCAGCTGCGAATCGGGGGAGAACGATGA
- a CDS encoding helix-turn-helix domain-containing protein: MPIIVRIDVELAKRKMSVGEFAERVGLTPANVAVLKNGRAKAVRFSTLEAMCRVLDCQPGDLLEWVDE, translated from the coding sequence ATGCCCATCATCGTCCGCATCGACGTCGAGTTGGCCAAGCGCAAGATGAGCGTCGGCGAGTTCGCCGAACGGGTCGGGCTCACCCCGGCGAACGTGGCGGTGCTGAAGAACGGCCGCGCCAAGGCCGTCCGTTTCAGCACATTGGAAGCGATGTGCCGGGTGCTCGACTGCCAGCCCGGCGACCTCCTCGAATGGGTCGACGAATGA
- a CDS encoding DUF2975 domain-containing protein, with protein MVVEYRAVAALRVFLVLLFLVLIPFETLSLPGQFAHMAQESPQDAYLRWPATAVAVFWVVCVQVVIVCTWQLLNLVKKDRIFTEASLKWVDTIVWAVAAAWAVLVAVFVYVVLNADDPGLPVLLFLLTVGVTVAGLLMVVLRALLRQATTLRTDMEAVI; from the coding sequence ATGGTTGTCGAGTATCGAGCGGTAGCCGCTCTCCGCGTGTTCCTCGTGCTGCTGTTTCTGGTCCTGATTCCGTTCGAGACGCTCTCCCTGCCGGGGCAGTTCGCGCACATGGCGCAGGAATCGCCGCAGGACGCGTACCTCCGCTGGCCGGCCACGGCCGTGGCCGTCTTCTGGGTGGTGTGCGTCCAGGTGGTGATCGTGTGCACCTGGCAGTTGCTCAACCTGGTCAAGAAGGACCGCATCTTCACCGAGGCGTCCCTGAAGTGGGTGGACACCATCGTCTGGGCCGTCGCCGCCGCCTGGGCGGTGCTGGTCGCCGTCTTCGTCTACGTCGTGTTGAACGCGGACGATCCCGGGCTGCCGGTCCTGCTGTTCCTGCTGACAGTGGGGGTCACAGTGGCCGGGCTCCTGATGGTCGTGCTGCGTGCGCTGCTGCGGCAGGCCACCACGCTGCGGACCGACATGGAAGCGGTGATCTGA